The proteins below are encoded in one region of Thioalkalivibrio sp. K90mix:
- a CDS encoding XrtA/PEP-CTERM system amidotransferase, translating to MCGIAGIFDLNGRRPIDRACLEGMNATQFHRGPDEGGIHLEPGVGLAHRRLSIIDLKGGQQPLFNEDGSVVVTYNGEIYNFPELTHELQRAGHRFRTHCDTEVIVHAWEEWGEDCVQRFRGMFAFALWDRHTQTLFLARDRLGIKPLYYSELPDGQLIFGSELKVLLAHPGQTRELDPCAVEEYFAYGYVPEPRSILSGVHKLPPGHTLSVRRNQRSAASPRAYWDVPFATAAPIGMSEAAEELTERLREAVRIRMVAEVPLGAFLSGGVDSSAVVAMMAGLSSEPVRTCSIGFADPAYDESRYAREVAERYATDHHNREVDPDDFALLERLGDLYDEPFADSSALPTYRVCEQARRQVVVALSGDGGDETLAGYRRYRHHLAEERLRNPLPLGLRRVLFGSLAQVYPKADWAPRPLRARATFQALARDAVEGYFQGVSVLRDEQRSTLFSSAFRRELQGYGAVEVLRAHAGRAPTDDPLSLVQYLDLKTYLPGDILTKVDRASMAHSLEVRVPLLDHPLVEWASTLAPELKLRDGEGKAVLKKAMEPYLPHSILYRRKRGFAVPLANWFRGPLREVMHERVLGEQMRDSGLFDERTLRRLVDEHGRGARDHSAALWSLMMFQTFLDKVQPTSPRSGCVLPGA from the coding sequence ATGTGCGGTATCGCCGGTATTTTCGATCTGAACGGGCGGCGCCCGATCGATCGCGCCTGCCTGGAGGGCATGAATGCGACCCAGTTCCACCGGGGCCCGGACGAAGGTGGAATCCACCTGGAACCGGGGGTCGGGCTGGCGCACCGACGCCTGTCCATCATCGACCTCAAGGGTGGCCAGCAGCCGCTGTTCAACGAGGACGGCAGCGTCGTCGTCACCTACAACGGCGAGATCTACAACTTCCCGGAGCTGACTCACGAACTCCAGCGGGCGGGCCATCGCTTTCGTACCCACTGCGATACGGAAGTCATCGTGCACGCCTGGGAGGAATGGGGCGAGGACTGCGTCCAGCGCTTTCGCGGGATGTTCGCCTTCGCCCTCTGGGATCGCCACACCCAGACCCTGTTTCTGGCGCGGGATCGCCTGGGCATCAAGCCGCTTTACTACAGCGAACTCCCGGATGGCCAACTGATCTTTGGCTCCGAGCTCAAGGTCCTGCTGGCCCATCCCGGGCAGACGCGCGAGCTCGACCCCTGCGCGGTCGAGGAATACTTCGCCTATGGCTATGTGCCCGAGCCGCGCAGCATTCTGTCCGGCGTCCACAAGCTGCCACCGGGGCATACGCTGAGCGTACGGCGCAACCAGCGCTCCGCCGCCAGTCCGCGCGCGTACTGGGATGTCCCCTTTGCGACAGCCGCGCCCATCGGCATGTCGGAGGCGGCGGAGGAGTTGACCGAACGTCTGCGCGAGGCCGTGCGCATCCGCATGGTGGCCGAGGTACCGCTGGGGGCCTTCCTGTCGGGGGGCGTGGATTCCAGCGCCGTGGTGGCGATGATGGCCGGGCTCTCCTCCGAGCCCGTGCGCACCTGCTCCATCGGCTTTGCCGACCCCGCCTATGACGAGTCACGCTATGCCCGGGAGGTCGCCGAGCGCTACGCAACGGACCATCACAACCGCGAGGTCGACCCCGATGACTTTGCCCTGCTGGAGCGTCTGGGCGATCTCTACGACGAGCCGTTTGCCGACAGCTCGGCCCTGCCGACCTACCGCGTCTGCGAGCAGGCCCGCCGACAGGTCGTGGTCGCGCTGTCCGGCGACGGGGGCGACGAAACCCTGGCGGGCTATCGCCGCTATCGGCACCACCTCGCCGAGGAACGCCTGCGCAACCCGCTGCCCCTGGGCCTGCGGCGCGTGCTGTTCGGCAGCCTGGCCCAGGTCTACCCCAAGGCGGACTGGGCCCCGCGCCCGCTGCGCGCTCGGGCGACCTTTCAGGCACTGGCACGGGATGCGGTCGAGGGCTACTTCCAGGGCGTGTCGGTGCTGCGCGACGAGCAGCGCAGCACGCTGTTCTCGTCCGCATTCCGCCGCGAGCTGCAGGGCTACGGGGCGGTCGAGGTGCTGCGCGCCCATGCCGGGCGGGCCCCGACCGATGACCCGCTCTCGCTGGTGCAGTACCTGGACCTCAAGACCTACCTCCCGGGCGACATCCTGACCAAGGTCGACCGCGCCAGCATGGCTCACTCGCTGGAGGTCCGCGTGCCGCTGCTGGATCACCCGCTGGTGGAGTGGGCCTCCACCCTTGCACCGGAACTGAAGCTGCGCGATGGCGAAGGCAAGGCGGTTCTGAAAAAGGCGATGGAACCCTACCTGCCCCACTCGATTCTCTATCGGCGCAAGCGGGGCTTCGCCGTACCCCTGGCCAACTGGTTCCGGGGGCCGTTGCGCGAGGTGATGCACGAGCGGGTGCTGGGGGAGCAGATGCGCGATTCCGGGCTGTTCGACGAACGCACCCTCAGGCGTCTGGTCGACGAGCACGGCCGGGGCGCGCGCGATCACAGCGCGGCGCTGTGGTCATTGATGATGTTCCAGACCTTTCTGGACAAGGTGCAACCGACCAGCCCGCGCAGCGGCTGTGTCCTGCCTGGAGCCTAG
- the xrtA gene encoding exosortase A, translating into MSTPATVMSQPLVQRWWAPVLALAALIATTLIVFAPTFVSMVDTWARSDTFAHGFLVVPIVLFLVYLKRDELAAVSPRPYPLALVPIVLLGLAWVMGELVDVISVRQFAATLMIPFLVWLVMGTAVVRILQFPLAYLLFAVPLGEFLVPPLMDFTAEFTVAAVQLSGIPIYRDGLHFELPTGRWSVVEACSGVRYLIASVALGTLYAYLMYRSLWRRLAFVGVAIIVPIIANGLRAYMIVMIGHLSDMEYAAGADHLLYGWVFFGVVIFLMFWIGALWREDGTEEAPARRPPAPAQQTGAMGFAHMAVIAALVVTLGPVYAHWMDTRDLGPVQGLGTGPVVPSGWTAVPAEERPGWQPGYQFMRAERGGWVVNDSQAAVGMHVGFYREQARHGNMLGWHNTLAGRERAEWSQTRRGQAEVAGYPDPQRVLLRGRQQQMVAWQWYWANGHLTTRPFEVKAREATSRLLGGRDDAALIVVYAEYRDDLQPAEDAMRAYVEAAMPQMLEQLQDVSQR; encoded by the coding sequence ATGAGCACGCCGGCCACCGTGATGTCCCAGCCGCTGGTGCAGCGGTGGTGGGCTCCCGTACTGGCGCTGGCCGCCCTGATTGCGACCACGCTGATCGTGTTCGCGCCCACCTTCGTCTCGATGGTGGATACCTGGGCGCGTTCGGATACCTTCGCGCACGGGTTCCTGGTCGTGCCGATCGTCCTGTTTCTGGTCTATCTCAAGCGCGACGAACTGGCAGCCGTATCGCCCCGCCCCTATCCCCTGGCGCTGGTACCGATCGTGCTGCTGGGGCTTGCCTGGGTCATGGGCGAACTGGTGGATGTCATCTCGGTGCGCCAGTTTGCCGCGACCCTGATGATCCCCTTCCTGGTGTGGCTGGTCATGGGCACCGCGGTCGTGCGTATCCTGCAGTTTCCCCTGGCCTACCTGCTGTTCGCGGTCCCACTGGGTGAATTTCTGGTGCCGCCGCTGATGGACTTCACCGCGGAGTTCACCGTCGCGGCCGTGCAGCTGTCCGGGATACCGATTTACCGCGACGGCCTGCACTTCGAACTGCCAACCGGACGCTGGTCGGTGGTCGAGGCCTGCAGCGGCGTGCGCTATCTGATTGCGTCGGTCGCGCTGGGGACGCTGTACGCCTACCTGATGTATCGCAGCCTCTGGCGGCGGCTGGCCTTTGTCGGTGTCGCGATCATCGTCCCGATCATCGCCAATGGCCTGCGCGCCTACATGATCGTGATGATCGGGCACCTGAGCGACATGGAATATGCCGCGGGTGCCGACCACTTGCTCTACGGTTGGGTCTTCTTCGGTGTCGTGATCTTTCTGATGTTCTGGATCGGCGCCCTCTGGCGCGAGGATGGTACGGAAGAAGCCCCCGCCCGCCGCCCCCCCGCACCAGCCCAACAGACCGGGGCCATGGGCTTTGCTCACATGGCGGTGATCGCCGCGCTGGTGGTCACGCTGGGTCCCGTTTATGCCCACTGGATGGACACCCGGGATCTCGGCCCGGTACAGGGGCTGGGCACCGGGCCGGTCGTGCCTTCCGGGTGGACCGCCGTGCCCGCTGAGGAGCGGCCCGGCTGGCAACCCGGCTACCAGTTCATGCGTGCGGAGCGCGGGGGCTGGGTCGTGAACGATTCACAGGCCGCAGTTGGGATGCACGTAGGCTTCTACCGCGAACAGGCGCGCCACGGAAACATGCTCGGCTGGCACAACACGCTGGCGGGCCGGGAGCGGGCCGAGTGGAGCCAGACCCGCCGTGGCCAGGCGGAGGTCGCGGGCTATCCCGATCCGCAGCGGGTCCTGCTGCGCGGCCGCCAGCAGCAGATGGTGGCGTGGCAGTGGTACTGGGCGAACGGACATCTCACCACCCGGCCCTTCGAGGTCAAGGCCCGCGAGGCCACGAGCCGGCTGCTGGGCGGGCGCGACGATGCCGCACTGATCGTGGTCTATGCCGAGTACCGAGACGACTTGCAGCCGGCAGAGGACGCAATGCGCGCCTATGTGGAGGCCGCGATGCCACAGATGCTGGAACAGCTGCAGGACGTGAGCCAGCGATGA
- a CDS encoding TIGR03088 family PEP-CTERM/XrtA system glycosyltransferase: protein MNTRTPQDSATDPRPCVAHVIHRLDVGGMENGLVNLLNHMPAERYRHAIICMTDYTRFSERLQREDVSLHALHKREGKDFGVHRRLWRLLRELRPAIVHTRNLATLEGQVTAALAGVRARVHGEHGWDIADLDGSRDKHRYMRRLVRPLVGRYIALSRHQMDYLQQRVGVGTERVAHICNGVDTGRFHPREGARTGPWPPGFAGPENIVIGSVMRMQAVKAPLDLVEAFIALRENAPVPFDRLRLVIVGDGPLREQARQRLEGARVAQQAWLPGAREDIPQCLRAMDLFVLPSLAEGICNTILEAMASGLPVIATDVGGNPDLVTPGKTGALVPAGAPGALAEAIRNALANPDARKRMGQAARIRAEAAFSLDAMVAGYLGVYDSLLDRANARTPSVRAGGRRRQHETTGR from the coding sequence ATGAATACCCGGACACCCCAGGACAGCGCCACCGACCCGCGCCCATGCGTGGCTCATGTCATCCATCGCCTGGATGTCGGCGGCATGGAGAACGGGCTGGTCAACCTGCTCAATCACATGCCCGCCGAGCGCTACCGGCACGCGATCATCTGCATGACCGACTACACGCGGTTCAGCGAGCGCCTGCAGCGGGAGGACGTCAGCCTGCATGCCCTGCACAAGCGCGAGGGCAAGGACTTCGGGGTGCATCGGCGCCTGTGGCGGCTGCTCCGCGAACTGCGGCCCGCGATCGTCCACACCCGCAATCTGGCCACGCTGGAGGGGCAGGTCACCGCCGCCCTGGCCGGCGTGCGCGCCCGGGTACATGGCGAGCATGGCTGGGATATTGCCGACCTCGATGGCTCCCGCGACAAGCATCGTTACATGCGACGGCTGGTGCGCCCCCTGGTCGGCCGGTACATCGCCCTGTCGCGCCATCAGATGGACTACCTGCAGCAACGGGTTGGTGTCGGAACCGAGCGGGTCGCGCACATCTGCAACGGGGTGGATACCGGACGCTTCCACCCGCGCGAGGGCGCCCGCACAGGCCCCTGGCCCCCGGGCTTTGCCGGCCCGGAGAACATCGTGATCGGGAGCGTGATGCGGATGCAGGCGGTGAAGGCCCCACTGGATCTGGTGGAGGCGTTCATCGCCTTGCGCGAAAACGCCCCGGTGCCCTTCGACCGTCTTCGCCTGGTGATCGTGGGTGACGGCCCGCTGAGGGAACAGGCCCGCCAGCGCCTGGAGGGCGCCCGGGTCGCGCAGCAGGCATGGCTGCCGGGCGCCCGCGAGGACATCCCGCAGTGCCTGCGGGCGATGGACCTCTTTGTCCTCCCCTCGCTGGCCGAGGGGATCTGCAACACCATTCTCGAGGCCATGGCGTCCGGGCTCCCGGTGATCGCGACCGACGTCGGCGGCAATCCTGACCTGGTGACCCCCGGAAAGACGGGGGCCCTGGTCCCCGCAGGGGCGCCCGGTGCCCTCGCCGAGGCCATCCGTAATGCGCTCGCCAATCCGGATGCCCGCAAGCGCATGGGACAGGCGGCCCGCATTCGCGCCGAGGCCGCGTTCAGCCTGGACGCCATGGTGGCCGGCTACCTCGGGGTCTACGACAGCCTGCTGGACAGGGCCAACGCCCGAACCCCCTCGGTTCGGGCGGGGGGCCGCCGGCGACAACACGAAACGACGGGACGCTGA
- a CDS encoding TIGR04063 family PEP-CTERM/XrtA system glycosyltransferase has product MKILHVLDHSIPLHSGYTFRTAAILREQHRRGWQTCHLTSPKHTGAQTDEETIDGLHFYRTTYNPSAIPGVEQWGLMQALTQRLTRVACQVAPDIIHAHSPALNALPALRAGRRLGIPVVYEVRAFWEDAAVDHGTAREHGLRYRLTRELETYALKRVGHVTTICEGLRRDIIARGIPPERVTVIPNAVDADDFHLGGQPDPALKAQLGLGDARVLGFLGSFYAYEGLDTLLEACPLIQARTPDVRILLVGGGPQAERLKAQAERLGIQDRVIFTGRVPHHQVQRYYDLVDLLVYPRHSMRLTELVTPLKPLEAMAQGRLLVASDVGGHRELIRDGETGWLFPADNPEALAARVLATLEHPEHWPRVRENGRRFVEQERTWAASVARYQSVYDGLRARPEVLRAG; this is encoded by the coding sequence ATGAAGATCCTCCACGTCCTCGACCACTCCATCCCGCTGCACAGCGGGTACACCTTTCGCACCGCGGCCATCCTGCGCGAACAGCACCGCAGGGGCTGGCAGACGTGTCACCTGACCAGCCCCAAGCATACCGGCGCCCAGACCGACGAGGAGACGATCGACGGCCTGCATTTCTACCGCACGACCTACAACCCGAGCGCGATCCCGGGGGTGGAACAATGGGGGTTGATGCAGGCACTGACCCAGCGGCTGACCCGCGTCGCCTGCCAGGTCGCACCCGACATCATCCATGCGCACTCGCCCGCGCTGAATGCCCTGCCGGCCCTGCGTGCCGGTCGCCGGCTGGGCATTCCGGTGGTCTACGAGGTGCGGGCATTCTGGGAGGACGCCGCGGTCGACCATGGCACCGCCCGCGAACATGGGCTGCGCTACCGCCTGACGCGAGAGCTGGAGACCTATGCCCTGAAGCGCGTGGGCCATGTCACCACCATCTGCGAGGGGCTGCGCCGCGACATCATCGCGCGCGGGATCCCGCCCGAACGGGTCACCGTGATCCCCAATGCGGTGGACGCGGATGACTTCCACCTGGGCGGTCAGCCCGACCCCGCCCTGAAGGCCCAACTGGGTCTGGGTGACGCCCGTGTGCTCGGCTTTCTCGGGTCCTTTTATGCCTACGAGGGACTGGATACCCTGCTCGAGGCCTGTCCGCTTATCCAGGCCCGGACGCCCGACGTCCGCATCCTGCTGGTCGGGGGCGGGCCGCAGGCCGAACGCCTGAAGGCCCAGGCCGAACGCCTCGGCATCCAGGACCGCGTCATCTTCACCGGGCGCGTCCCGCATCACCAGGTACAGCGCTACTACGACCTGGTCGACCTGCTCGTGTATCCACGCCATTCGATGCGCCTGACCGAGCTGGTCACGCCGCTGAAACCACTGGAGGCGATGGCCCAGGGGCGCCTGCTGGTGGCATCGGACGTGGGCGGCCACCGGGAACTGATCCGCGATGGCGAGACCGGCTGGCTGTTCCCCGCCGACAACCCCGAAGCCCTGGCCGCCCGGGTGCTGGCGACACTGGAGCACCCGGAACACTGGCCACGGGTGCGCGAGAACGGGCGGCGCTTCGTGGAACAGGAGCGCACCTGGGCGGCGAGTGTCGCTCGCTACCAGTCCGTCTACGACGGGCTGCGGGCCCGGCCGGAGGTGCTGCGTGCCGGATGA
- a CDS encoding class I SAM-dependent methyltransferase — MYGRHPVADASRASRAILSNLLARGAPGLYVRLTQETGRGRGAETAESVAQYFTTCFFDYFDQLEVPPEAIEDALRDKHLLEYGPGDVPGVALLMLAHGAARVTCVDRFALSQRSPFQLEVLQCLLDGLDPAARERAAACFVRPDDPASGFRRERLEYRVTRDGLSGLNADVDLIYSRAVLEHVNDLDATFRDMAKALKPGALAVHQVDLKSHGLHRENPLDFLTWPVGLWHWMYAGKGVPNRWRLDRYRQAIENTGLVIRHIESTAEALDEDVAAVAPYLAAPFRGLDKATLRCLGFWLVVTRPAPGDEARAAA; from the coding sequence ATGTATGGACGCCACCCGGTTGCCGATGCCTCGCGTGCCTCCCGCGCGATCCTCAGCAACCTCCTGGCCCGGGGCGCCCCCGGACTCTATGTGCGTCTGACCCAAGAGACCGGCCGTGGTCGGGGCGCGGAGACGGCGGAATCCGTGGCGCAGTACTTCACCACCTGTTTCTTCGACTACTTCGATCAGCTGGAGGTCCCGCCCGAGGCGATCGAGGACGCGCTTCGCGACAAGCACCTGCTGGAGTACGGGCCCGGCGACGTACCCGGCGTGGCCCTGCTGATGCTGGCCCATGGCGCGGCCCGGGTAACCTGCGTCGACCGCTTTGCACTGTCGCAGCGCAGTCCCTTTCAGCTGGAGGTCCTGCAGTGCCTGCTGGACGGCCTGGACCCCGCCGCGCGCGAACGGGCGGCCGCGTGCTTCGTACGTCCCGATGATCCGGCCTCGGGGTTTCGCCGCGAGCGGCTGGAATACCGCGTGACCCGGGATGGACTGTCGGGCCTGAACGCCGACGTCGACCTGATCTATTCGCGCGCGGTGCTGGAACACGTCAACGACCTGGACGCGACCTTTCGCGACATGGCGAAGGCCCTGAAACCGGGGGCGCTGGCGGTCCACCAGGTGGACCTCAAGAGTCATGGCCTGCACCGCGAGAATCCGCTCGACTTTCTCACCTGGCCGGTCGGCCTGTGGCACTGGATGTATGCCGGCAAGGGGGTCCCGAACCGCTGGCGTCTGGACCGCTACCGGCAGGCGATCGAGAACACGGGGCTGGTGATACGGCATATCGAGTCCACGGCCGAGGCACTGGACGAGGATGTGGCTGCAGTGGCCCCTTATCTGGCCGCGCCGTTTCGCGGGCTCGACAAGGCCACGCTGCGCTGCCTGGGATTCTGGCTCGTGGTGACCCGACCGGCGCCGGGCGACGAAGCGAGGGCGGCGGCATGA